ggtacgagtagaaaaaaactgctcgaaatatgaatttttttggcaacagTTTTCAAGTTGCCTTCTTCAGACTTTTTTctgtataaatttttaaaaactttttaatcattttgcGCAATTGTGATGATACCTATCTTATCAAGTTTCTTTTCATTTGCAGTCCTTTTTATGTCATCGTTGTTGAtttgagtggttttttttttaattttgagcaattgttttgatattttgtatactttttccgatctaattttcataatttttctgcatgtttttctgatttttcaccaattttagggaattttgtgaattagtttttgcctttttcattttacgaatttttattatttttttaaaatgaatcttGTGTCAGTAATTGAGCTattttttaactttgaaaatttgtgcaatattttatatgtataattttGATTATCTTATCAAATTTCTCTTGATTTTCAGCTGTTTTATAGGAAATTGACTGCTCTTTGGTGTTTCCAGAAAAGTTTTTTGCATGTTGTgatatttttgtaaagtttaaCAAATTCTCATCGttattttcgtcaatttttcgccATTAAGTAGATATGATTGGAGAATaccacagttttttttttttttttttttgaaaaagagtcaATTTCCAAAGACAAGATTCTCAaggtttttcaaattcctaccaaaaaaaaaaaaaagaagtaggtattCATCATCTGAAAAGAAACATGGTCTAGACAAAccctgaatttttcaaatacctacctaacgttTCTTGGATGAGGAAATCCTTGAATAATCATTAGAATAAGGGATCCTTTCCATCCCCATTTGTCCTCCACCCTCTATAATGtgcctttcaaaaagttgatccATTAAGATATTTACCTACAATATTTATTCTAACATCGTTTGTTTACATTTCTCTTATTTcaggtaaaaagaaaaaagctcCGGCACCGCCACCCCCGATGTCGAAATCGCTGCTTTCTCTGCAAGAAGAATCGTCATCGACCCCAGCAACGACGCTGAACGGCGACTTCACATCAAACAGCCGCAATTTCGCGTCCATCCCCGAAGACGTTGTATCGAAAAGTCAAACGTTACCAGCAACTTCGAACAAATTATCTACTTTTTCGACGGCCCCACCAACTTCTATATCTACTTCGACTTCATCTTACGCTAGCTCAAATAAAACGACCACAACGACGACGCAACGAACGCCGACGAAACCAGACCTTAAACCATCTCCGGTTGCTGCTGCTCGATCAGTAGATAAATGTAGTGCTGTAGCTGTAGATGAAGTAGATAGCGGCAAAATCACCTCTTTAACCAAATCGTCGCCTACCACGACCATGGTAAACGGAAATACCAACGCCATTATAAAACCAGGTAACTACGACCGGATCATTTCATCCGGCAAAGCAAACGACTGCACGCTACGAAGAAGTAAACAAATACGAGCTAATTGTATCCCCGATAAACCGTCTCATCTCAGTTTACCGGAGAACAACCTCAACTTGGAGGTGTCTTCGGATTCGGTCGATAACAGCGATATTGAGAACGTTACACCGATGAAAACAACCCCCATTCGAGTTCAGGTGAAAGGCCAAGATGACGATTTTCGATTCAATACCATTCATCGAGCTTATTCTCCGTGTCAGGTACCTGACGATGAGGACGAGTTCACCATGAGTAAAGCTTACGTGAACCGCAGGCGATCCGAAATCGAGGCTAGGATCGCCTCCATGGAGATCCCACCTTCGTACAGAAAGTATTCCGAAGGCACGTTGCCTTTTTCCAAACTACCCATTAGTTTCGTCTTTCCTAATGATGGACGTCATTTGATTTTTGACTCGAAACGGTCCAAAGAGTGTCCCTGTGGTGTGGATTACGATGAATGTTCCCCTACACCTCCCCGTAGACGTAGCCGAGATCAAAGCCAAGGTGTCAATGACCAGTTTCTCAATAATTTGAATGCCTTGCTAACTAGAAAATTATAGAGCCATTCTATTGATATTTTCTAGCAGGTAGTTTGGTTAGAACCCTTACTCAATGTGGCACCGTAGTAGTTATCCCCTTCATCTTCACTTTatcgataggtaggtagcttCTTATACCTAGGTGTTACTCGTAGATCGAGCATAGctttgttttggatttttatacGTTTGCATCGGCGGCGTTCGTTTGTTCGATCGCGCGAATTTACGTTCGAATAAGTTTCATCGATGTATTTGCAGTGTTTATTTATTCGATTATACGTAATTAATTATAGCAGTCGAAGTTCTGTtcatttatttcttcttttttttttctttttcgttccAAAAATATTGCTCTCGAGTTGTCCTTCTTCTTCGTGAACGGTGTCACTTGAGGTAAGGATATTGCATgtttattcaatattttgtcAAGTAGGTAGATCCTCTCTCTGATGTGCTCTCGTTGTGACTTTTTCGTAGCTGCAGTTTATTTAATACCCTACCTAcctgttttgtattttttgtgttttgtttacttacctatttaatgTATATTTAGCCACCTACGTACCTCTTACCTatcgaattattcattttttttaaaaattattacaaaatcaATTATTGGGAAAttctaattattattttttttatcgcagAACCTGTAAAAAATACCCAATCTGATGTTAAAGATAAGGAACTAACCATGGACGACGAAGAAATCGATAGAATATTCCATGATGCGACCAAAGATTACGAAAGTCCATCATTACCAGTGTTACCATCTCCTCCCAAACTGACCAACGGTTTTGACGAAGCAAAATGCCAGGCTAATGGCGAAGACCCTTTTAACTGGGAATACAAATTGCCCTCTCCTCCGAGGGCTTTTCGAGACCAAAGCAGTAGCCCTTCAGTAACCGAATATGATACTGTAACCATAGGTGAGCATTGTACATGATATTGTAAAAGATTGGTAGATCGAGCTCATTAcacttttccatttttctgaggtcttgcaatttttgtagaatttcatGAAACTGaaaaccattaaaaataaaCTCCACCTTGACCTCTGGAGCTGATAGTTATAGTGCCAATCTGCATCCCATCTATTGAATTTATCAAATCgtattaggtaattttcaaattatttgttCACAGGAAATCTGACTGAAGTAGTCACTGAGAAAAGACTGGTGCCCGAAGAGAAAGCTTCAGCACCTCCAAATAAGTACAAAGTTATTCCACAGCTGGATCCAATGGGCGTCAATGTGATGGCCGATATTGCCAAGCAGATGACCATCAAAATTGAACCCATGCTGTTGACTGCAAACACTAGTTCAGCCCCCTCTACTACTACTTCTGCTAAAAAGACTTACTACGAAGAATCAAACAGCCAATCATCGATGGACAACCATTGTCAGAAGTCAGAAAATGTTGTTGCCTCAGGTGTTGTGGCTGAAAAGCATTGTAACTGTGATAAAACTCCATATATTGATGTAAATTATGTGTCAACAAACGATTCTGGGCTTGGATCAGATGAATCGATACCTTCTGTATCTGAAGGTAGATCTTGTATAGAGGAACCTACATCTTCAATGTCATCTTGTGTATCTTCAGCTTCTTCATTGTCTTATGCCAAGAAACAGCCTCAACAGCAACCTCAACAACAAATACAGCAGACAACGTCGACAGAATCCAAAGCACCAGAACGACGTGGCAGTACTTTGCAGAATTTCACCATTACGACGTATCAGAGTTCAAAACCAACTGAAATCTTCCACGATGACAGTGTGAAAACTTCAAAGACTACCCAAATAGCTAAAAATAATCATCCTTATGTCAAGTTGCCATTTGAAAAGAGATCAGATTCTAAAGGAAATGGGCTGAGTAGGCATAGCTCCTTTAGCACTGAGAAATCTCCTAATAATCCCGTGAAACGGTCTAAATCACACATATCGCTCCTCAGTGGTAATTTTGCAAAGTTTAATCGGTTTGGCAAATTGAATATTAAAGAGGATGATTCTTCAGAGCAGAATAGTCCTGTGTATTCGTCTTCAGAGAGTATTCAGACTGCGGAGGATATCAAGCCCAAGGTGCAACCAACTGTGGCTAGACTTCGCAAGACCCTTAGTGAGATCAGTATCAATAAAGGTAAGATTTGGTCTCTACTTTCTTTTATTGAAGGTTTGAAAATGTTATTCTAATTGTTCTTTTCTTGTTTCATTTCATGCAGATTGTAATAGAGGTGATGATGAACTACTAGAGCTACAAGATCAAGTCATGAAATGGAAGCAGAATGATGAAAGGATGTCTAGACTGAAAGCAAAGAATGTGCCTGAATTACAATCAGTGCAAGTAAGTGTTTGATGAGTCCTTGGAAATTGATCTTCTAAAAAATATAAGTTATGGTTCATTTACTAATAATGATCTTTACTCAGGTACTGAAAGACATTCTACCTCAGATAAACAAACCACAGTTGCCTCCAGAAGTACAAAGTATAACGTCAAAGTGAGTATGACTGAATATAGGGATTTAAAAGTTATCGAATAGGATGGCTTGTATCAAAGGTgaatgattgaatctgatctgatcaggtctgatcaaTTCTGGTCAGATCCAATGTGGCCTCCCTATTGggtttgatcagatttgatcataTCTCCCCTAATGGGTCTGATCAAATCTGGAACGCTCTTATTGGATCTGAGGAATGTCTAGATCTGATCAGTTGCAATCATTTTCTGCTAAATTATGCATTGCTATTCAAACATGTTCAAAATATTGATCTATGTATATTTGGCAATATTGTCACATCAATGGCTAATTTACTATTATTCATATTTGCAGAACTGCTCTAGAAGAAAACTACCCATCACGTGCTCGAGCCTTCAAAGTAGATGTCAGAGCAAAGAACTCATGCCAAGACTCATCAGCCACCCCAGCTGTCAATCTACAATCTTGGAATGAACGTCCAAAACGTCAAGTAAGCATCAAAACTGATCGAGACtatgtttttggtaacattCGCCGGCACGCTGAGATGTTCTCCTCAAACCAGAACGGCTCTGAGACTGGTGTTGCCGACCAATCAAAATGCGATCAAGATTCAACATCAAAGTCTGCCGGATCAGATAACAACACAGACCCATCTCGCGTACCTATTGTTCGAGCTGTCGAGTTCAAAAAGCCATTCGTCCAGCAATTGGAGAAAACCTACCAGGTCAATGATCCAGTCAAAAACGTCAATAAAGAAAAACCCAGACCAGCCTCTTGTTACATGTTTGGTGACCATTTGACCAATGGAGTTAGTCGATCCCAAAGCATGATGGTCAACAACACTAAACCAACTCAAGTCAATGGTACTGAGCCTATTTCCACCAAAGTCAATGGTATTGTCAACGGTCACAGCAATTATGATGATAATACCACTACCACCACCAAAAAAACCACCACCACTGAAACCACCACCAGCAGTTACACGAATAATGTCTCCAAGACCAAAATCATGTTCAATTGCTCAGCACCATACAACAATAAGTACAAATCTGTTACCGAAATAACCGAAGATACGACAATTAAACGCCATAGCTATCCAGTCTTCACGACTGCACCAGCAACCAATCCCCCTGAATCATCAGCAACAAGATCCAGTGAACAATACACCTTCCGTaactataaaaataaattactagAGACAGAGAAACTAAATGGTAATGACAATAAATCAACTCCTGCTGAAAAACCCTCTACTCCTAAACAATCCCCTGAGAAGAAATCTTTCTTCAGAATTTTCCGCAAAGAACAATCACCCCAGCCTGCAGAAGTTATCACCACAAAATCTGTAGGTATACCTCCCCCACCTCCTGTAATGCCTTCCCTTAAACCAGTCAGCCAAAATAGGATGAGTTATCAAAAACCATGTTCAGAGAATCCAAGAGACGTGTTACTATcctcgattaaaaatttcaatagagaTAATTTAAGGAATGTCAGAGTCAAGTGATGAGATGATGACTATCATGATTAACATTGTCTATGTGTGTAATGTGTATTACTTGTTAtcaatttgaaataggtatgttAATTGTTTATTATGTACTTCCCAAAGGCAGACAATCAGATACTTACCTATAGAAAGAGTGCACTATCCATATTGTAATGTATTGTGGATGATAGCTCTATTGTTATGTTGTATTTCccgttatttattttttaaggaacctatttttctattttttcttcttgaaaacaatttaatgaaaaacacaattatgaagaaaaaagtactgcaaatgtttttattatttatttcttaCTCTTCCAACGAACTGtatttatttttagatacaaaaatttttaatttgtataaGTATCTACTATGTTGTAAcaaatatacaaaaatacattattgttttattaCTCCTTTGTctggtgttgttgttgttgatgatgATTGTAAGGTTGTGGCGCTGCCAACAGTAGAAGTACtggttttccaacttttccatTGGAAGTACAGTCTTAATGTGAGGAAATACAGAAGTTCGACGCAGCTTAGCAATGATCCACCTAAGAATAGTCCTGTGCATCCTCCAAAAGCAACTGAAAAGATGGCATAGGTACTCAATAAGACAGTTTCAGTTTggaaatcagtttgaaaaattacataggGAAATGGTGAGATATTTTCTGAGGGGAAAGGTTTTGAATCATTGAAACAAGGAAGTAGAAGTGGTTAGGTTAGGTTGAGCAAAATGTTCACAGAtatcttttttccattttcaactctctataggagtaaaaaaattgtttgaagtGATACCTACCCAACAAATCAAGCAAACTGAATGTGACATCAGTTCTGTATAAAATGCAGGTGGACTGACGGAAATGTATGTCCAGCATCACCTCATGAGACGAATTTCTGAAAGGAAATGAACAGCAACATCAATAGGGAATTGGAAAAGATTTTTTAGGTTTAATTTGTTGATGAATCTTGCTTCCTTACGATTCTTCTGCTATGGTTATTTCAGCAATGTACATTTGATGAGTGCAGTCTGCCTTACAATCACACATCATTCCAGTCTCATTTGGTTCAAAGAAAGCTTGTGCAAAAGGTGGTAGCATGTTGTTGAAGATACCTAAGCACATTAATGATACAGATGATAccaaaattgatggaatttcatcaaatttacctacctacttactattaTGATCACTCAGGCATAGTAGATCTTCTACAGTGCATGGAGGGTAAGCAGGATTATTatctaaaacaaaataaataggtattgcTGTTCAATGCTCATGCCAAAGTCAAATTCTTCCATGAGTTAGGTCACAACTTACTGTTCaactcaaaaaacataaaatccgGAGTACAGTTACAATATTTATAAGTGTGATACTTGTAGCAATCCATTTTACAGTTCTGCCTCAAGTAGTATTCAAGGCCTAAGGCTGTATCTTCATTACTGTATAAGCATTGTCTTTTTCTAGAATCCATTAGTCGGAGTCGATCAGTTGAATATAATCGATCACCCCAAATATGTACATTGCCATATTGGCCTGCTGCTACTGTGATTTCACCTCCCATCACAAAGGATCTTGGTTCACCCACAAATACCTGATGTTCAAGGTGATAGTATTCACGTTGAATTGTCagcagaaaaattcaaagatgttATGATTTTTGCTTTACCTACTTTAAGCCCTGCCTTGATATCATTTCGTGGTGTGAGCAGACCTGCAGGTGGAGTGTGGACAGTCACTCGTAATCCTGACCATTGACCTCTGGATCCTGTTCTTCGTGGTCTCAAGACACCATCTGGATCTCTCCAGTAACTTTCGATGCCCTCTTCGGCTAGTGAGAGTCTTACAAACAGATAATTGAGGAGTAGGTATTTGAATGTTTACAAAGGTGAGGAGCGTTTAAAATTAGGGAGAGAGTGATGTTTACTTCTTACTATACTCTGATAGATCAGAGTTGAATGCGTAACAGTA
This region of Planococcus citri chromosome 5, ihPlaCitr1.1, whole genome shotgun sequence genomic DNA includes:
- the LOC135847116 gene encoding uncharacterized protein LOC135847116 isoform X3, whose product is MSPPLPVTEDTPPDMLAGAMDLHVVLPNGQDMKMSVERSTPMMDLLVQVTTANKISPGGHVIQAIGDRGVLPYKPSTPIGALDTWTIHIVPKKKAGMILKKPFTKPIPNTPFEQTFRLQVNLPRNQLYVSRVSYRTRLEDVLNEVCKEKNLDQSKYCFTHPDNLEEELDLKKTFLDHKVQQLTLISKNNRPVGLSSSDVIALKRYDSRNQHVNNKYYASHSYDGSVSSGSMEGRSLSPVRSDESSSSPTIPKTNSILNRPFRKRRPAPKPPASQNGHEAKNVSESLTISHSRNSSDSSGYHESSVLSESPESNSNSLADSLPRRSKLPDKTPSNVKGQGPHMNGKIGASLSRSLSNLVAVGDSKSRTFLSNGIRHKEYSASSMSLASIGGKKKKAPAPPPPMSKSLLSLQEESSSTPATTLNGDFTSNSRNFASIPEDVVSKSQTLPATSNKLSTFSTAPPTSISTSTSSYASSNKTTTTTTQRTPTKPDLKPSPVAAARSVDKCSAVAVDEVDSGKITSLTKSSPTTTMVNGNTNAIIKPEPVKNTQSDVKDKELTMDDEEIDRIFHDATKDYESPSLPVLPSPPKLTNGFDEAKCQANGEDPFNWEYKLPSPPRAFRDQSSSPSVTEYDTVTIGNLTEVVTEKRLVPEEKASAPPNKYKVIPQLDPMGVNVMADIAKQMTIKIEPMLLTANTSSAPSTTTSAKKTYYEESNSQSSMDNHCQKSENVVASGVVAEKHCNCDKTPYIDVNYVSTNDSGLGSDESIPSVSEGRSCIEEPTSSMSSCVSSASSLSYAKKQPQQQPQQQIQQTTSTESKAPERRGSTLQNFTITTYQSSKPTEIFHDDSVKTSKTTQIAKNNHPYVKLPFEKRSDSKGNGLSRHSSFSTEKSPNNPVKRSKSHISLLSGNFAKFNRFGKLNIKEDDSSEQNSPVYSSSESIQTAEDIKPKVQPTVARLRKTLSEISINKDCNRGDDELLELQDQVMKWKQNDERMSRLKAKNVPELQSVQVLKDILPQINKPQLPPEVQSITSKTALEENYPSRARAFKVDVRAKNSCQDSSATPAVNLQSWNERPKRQVSIKTDRDYVFGNIRRHAEMFSSNQNGSETGVADQSKCDQDSTSKSAGSDNNTDPSRVPIVRAVEFKKPFVQQLEKTYQVNDPVKNVNKEKPRPASCYMFGDHLTNGVSRSQSMMVNNTKPTQVNGTEPISTKVNGIVNGHSNYDDNTTTTTKKTTTTETTTSSYTNNVSKTKIMFNCSAPYNNKYKSVTEITEDTTIKRHSYPVFTTAPATNPPESSATRSSEQYTFRNYKNKLLETEKLNGNDNKSTPAEKPSTPKQSPEKKSFFRIFRKEQSPQPAEVITTKSVGIPPPPPVMPSLKPVSQNRMSYQKPCSENPRDVLLSSIKNFNRDNLRNVRVK
- the LOC135847116 gene encoding uncharacterized protein LOC135847116 isoform X2, giving the protein MLIQAKNSRTALIFVEKSERFRIRIQMCKMSPPLPVTEDTPPDMLAGAMDLHVVLPNGQDMKMSVERSTPMMDLLVQVTTANKISPGGHVIQAIGDRGVLPYKPSTPIGALDTWTIHIVPKKKAGMILKKPFTKPIPNTPFEQTFRLQVNLPRNQLYVSRVSYRTRLEDVLNEVCKEKNLDQSKYCFTHPDNLEEELDLKKTFLDHKVQQLTLISKNNRPVGLSSSDVIALKRYDSRNQHVNNKYYASHSYDGSVSSGSMEGRSLSPVRSDESSSSPTIPKTNSILNRPFRKRRPAPKPPASQNGHEAKNVSESLTISHSRNSSDSSGYHESSVLSESPESNSNSLADSLPRRSKLPDKTPSNVKGQGPHMNGKIGASLSRSLSNLVAVGDSKSRTFLSNGIRHKEYSASSMSLASIGGKKKKAPAPPPPMSKSLLSLQEESSSTPATTLNGDFTSNSRNFASIPEDVVSKSQTLPATSNKLSTFSTAPPTSISTSTSSYASSNKTTTTTTQRTPTKPDLKPSPVAAARSVDKCSAVAVDEVDSGKITSLTKSSPTTTMVNGNTNAIIKPEPVKNTQSDVKDKELTMDDEEIDRIFHDATKDYESPSLPVLPSPPKLTNGFDEAKCQANGEDPFNWEYKLPSPPRAFRDQSSSPSVTEYDTVTIGNLTEVVTEKRLVPEEKASAPPNKYKVIPQLDPMGVNVMADIAKQMTIKIEPMLLTANTSSAPSTTTSAKKTYYEESNSQSSMDNHCQKSENVVASGVVAEKHCNCDKTPYIDVNYVSTNDSGLGSDESIPSVSEGRSCIEEPTSSMSSCVSSASSLSYAKKQPQQQPQQQIQQTTSTESKAPERRGSTLQNFTITTYQSSKPTEIFHDDSVKTSKTTQIAKNNHPYVKLPFEKRSDSKGNGLSRHSSFSTEKSPNNPVKRSKSHISLLSGNFAKFNRFGKLNIKEDDSSEQNSPVYSSSESIQTAEDIKPKVQPTVARLRKTLSEISINKDCNRGDDELLELQDQVMKWKQNDERMSRLKAKNVPELQSVQVLKDILPQINKPQLPPEVQSITSKTALEENYPSRARAFKVDVRAKNSCQDSSATPAVNLQSWNERPKRQVSIKTDRDYVFGNIRRHAEMFSSNQNGSETGVADQSKCDQDSTSKSAGSDNNTDPSRVPIVRAVEFKKPFVQQLEKTYQVNDPVKNVNKEKPRPASCYMFGDHLTNGVSRSQSMMVNNTKPTQVNGTEPISTKVNGIVNGHSNYDDNTTTTTKKTTTTETTTSSYTNNVSKTKIMFNCSAPYNNKYKSVTEITEDTTIKRHSYPVFTTAPATNPPESSATRSSEQYTFRNYKNKLLETEKLNGNDNKSTPAEKPSTPKQSPEKKSFFRIFRKEQSPQPAEVITTKSVGIPPPPPVMPSLKPVSQNRMSYQKPCSENPRDVLLSSIKNFNRDNLRNVRVK
- the LOC135847116 gene encoding serine-rich adhesin for platelets-like isoform X4, translated to MMDLLVQVTTANKISPGGHVIQAIGDRGVLPYKPSTPIGALDTWTIHIVPKKKAGMILKKPFTKPIPNTPFEQTFRLQVNLPRNQLYVSRVSYRTRLEDVLNEVCKEKNLDQSKYCFTHPDNLEEELDLKKTFLDHKVQQLTLISKNNRPVGLSSSDVIALKRYDSRNQHVNNKYYASHSYDGSVSSGSMEGRSLSPVRSDESSSSPTIPKTNSILNRPFRKRRPAPKPPASQNGHEAKNVSESLTISHSRNSSDSSGYHESSVLSESPESNSNSLADSLPRRSKLPDKTPSNVKGQGPHMNGKIGASLSRSLSNLVAVGDSKSRTFLSNGIRHKEYSASSMSLASIGGKKKKAPAPPPPMSKSLLSLQEESSSTPATTLNGDFTSNSRNFASIPEDVVSKSQTLPATSNKLSTFSTAPPTSISTSTSSYASSNKTTTTTTQRTPTKPDLKPSPVAAARSVDKCSAVAVDEVDSGKITSLTKSSPTTTMVNGNTNAIIKPEPVKNTQSDVKDKELTMDDEEIDRIFHDATKDYESPSLPVLPSPPKLTNGFDEAKCQANGEDPFNWEYKLPSPPRAFRDQSSSPSVTEYDTVTIGNLTEVVTEKRLVPEEKASAPPNKYKVIPQLDPMGVNVMADIAKQMTIKIEPMLLTANTSSAPSTTTSAKKTYYEESNSQSSMDNHCQKSENVVASGVVAEKHCNCDKTPYIDVNYVSTNDSGLGSDESIPSVSEGRSCIEEPTSSMSSCVSSASSLSYAKKQPQQQPQQQIQQTTSTESKAPERRGSTLQNFTITTYQSSKPTEIFHDDSVKTSKTTQIAKNNHPYVKLPFEKRSDSKGNGLSRHSSFSTEKSPNNPVKRSKSHISLLSGNFAKFNRFGKLNIKEDDSSEQNSPVYSSSESIQTAEDIKPKVQPTVARLRKTLSEISINKDCNRGDDELLELQDQVMKWKQNDERMSRLKAKNVPELQSVQVLKDILPQINKPQLPPEVQSITSKTALEENYPSRARAFKVDVRAKNSCQDSSATPAVNLQSWNERPKRQVSIKTDRDYVFGNIRRHAEMFSSNQNGSETGVADQSKCDQDSTSKSAGSDNNTDPSRVPIVRAVEFKKPFVQQLEKTYQVNDPVKNVNKEKPRPASCYMFGDHLTNGVSRSQSMMVNNTKPTQVNGTEPISTKVNGIVNGHSNYDDNTTTTTKKTTTTETTTSSYTNNVSKTKIMFNCSAPYNNKYKSVTEITEDTTIKRHSYPVFTTAPATNPPESSATRSSEQYTFRNYKNKLLETEKLNGNDNKSTPAEKPSTPKQSPEKKSFFRIFRKEQSPQPAEVITTKSVGIPPPPPVMPSLKPVSQNRMSYQKPCSENPRDVLLSSIKNFNRDNLRNVRVK
- the LOC135847116 gene encoding uncharacterized protein LOC135847116 isoform X1, with translation MNVLCLKLRNRHAVWNPAAAPVSHYDDGMPTEGPTEKIHRIAKSKQEYGCKMSPPLPVTEDTPPDMLAGAMDLHVVLPNGQDMKMSVERSTPMMDLLVQVTTANKISPGGHVIQAIGDRGVLPYKPSTPIGALDTWTIHIVPKKKAGMILKKPFTKPIPNTPFEQTFRLQVNLPRNQLYVSRVSYRTRLEDVLNEVCKEKNLDQSKYCFTHPDNLEEELDLKKTFLDHKVQQLTLISKNNRPVGLSSSDVIALKRYDSRNQHVNNKYYASHSYDGSVSSGSMEGRSLSPVRSDESSSSPTIPKTNSILNRPFRKRRPAPKPPASQNGHEAKNVSESLTISHSRNSSDSSGYHESSVLSESPESNSNSLADSLPRRSKLPDKTPSNVKGQGPHMNGKIGASLSRSLSNLVAVGDSKSRTFLSNGIRHKEYSASSMSLASIGGKKKKAPAPPPPMSKSLLSLQEESSSTPATTLNGDFTSNSRNFASIPEDVVSKSQTLPATSNKLSTFSTAPPTSISTSTSSYASSNKTTTTTTQRTPTKPDLKPSPVAAARSVDKCSAVAVDEVDSGKITSLTKSSPTTTMVNGNTNAIIKPEPVKNTQSDVKDKELTMDDEEIDRIFHDATKDYESPSLPVLPSPPKLTNGFDEAKCQANGEDPFNWEYKLPSPPRAFRDQSSSPSVTEYDTVTIGNLTEVVTEKRLVPEEKASAPPNKYKVIPQLDPMGVNVMADIAKQMTIKIEPMLLTANTSSAPSTTTSAKKTYYEESNSQSSMDNHCQKSENVVASGVVAEKHCNCDKTPYIDVNYVSTNDSGLGSDESIPSVSEGRSCIEEPTSSMSSCVSSASSLSYAKKQPQQQPQQQIQQTTSTESKAPERRGSTLQNFTITTYQSSKPTEIFHDDSVKTSKTTQIAKNNHPYVKLPFEKRSDSKGNGLSRHSSFSTEKSPNNPVKRSKSHISLLSGNFAKFNRFGKLNIKEDDSSEQNSPVYSSSESIQTAEDIKPKVQPTVARLRKTLSEISINKDCNRGDDELLELQDQVMKWKQNDERMSRLKAKNVPELQSVQVLKDILPQINKPQLPPEVQSITSKTALEENYPSRARAFKVDVRAKNSCQDSSATPAVNLQSWNERPKRQVSIKTDRDYVFGNIRRHAEMFSSNQNGSETGVADQSKCDQDSTSKSAGSDNNTDPSRVPIVRAVEFKKPFVQQLEKTYQVNDPVKNVNKEKPRPASCYMFGDHLTNGVSRSQSMMVNNTKPTQVNGTEPISTKVNGIVNGHSNYDDNTTTTTKKTTTTETTTSSYTNNVSKTKIMFNCSAPYNNKYKSVTEITEDTTIKRHSYPVFTTAPATNPPESSATRSSEQYTFRNYKNKLLETEKLNGNDNKSTPAEKPSTPKQSPEKKSFFRIFRKEQSPQPAEVITTKSVGIPPPPPVMPSLKPVSQNRMSYQKPCSENPRDVLLSSIKNFNRDNLRNVRVK
- the LOC135847116 gene encoding mucin-5AC-like isoform X5: MEGRSLSPVRSDESSSSPTIPKTNSILNRPFRKRRPAPKPPASQNGHEAKNVSESLTISHSRNSSDSSGYHESSVLSESPESNSNSLADSLPRRSKLPDKTPSNVKGQGPHMNGKIGASLSRSLSNLVAVGDSKSRTFLSNGIRHKEYSASSMSLASIGGKKKKAPAPPPPMSKSLLSLQEESSSTPATTLNGDFTSNSRNFASIPEDVVSKSQTLPATSNKLSTFSTAPPTSISTSTSSYASSNKTTTTTTQRTPTKPDLKPSPVAAARSVDKCSAVAVDEVDSGKITSLTKSSPTTTMVNGNTNAIIKPEPVKNTQSDVKDKELTMDDEEIDRIFHDATKDYESPSLPVLPSPPKLTNGFDEAKCQANGEDPFNWEYKLPSPPRAFRDQSSSPSVTEYDTVTIGNLTEVVTEKRLVPEEKASAPPNKYKVIPQLDPMGVNVMADIAKQMTIKIEPMLLTANTSSAPSTTTSAKKTYYEESNSQSSMDNHCQKSENVVASGVVAEKHCNCDKTPYIDVNYVSTNDSGLGSDESIPSVSEGRSCIEEPTSSMSSCVSSASSLSYAKKQPQQQPQQQIQQTTSTESKAPERRGSTLQNFTITTYQSSKPTEIFHDDSVKTSKTTQIAKNNHPYVKLPFEKRSDSKGNGLSRHSSFSTEKSPNNPVKRSKSHISLLSGNFAKFNRFGKLNIKEDDSSEQNSPVYSSSESIQTAEDIKPKVQPTVARLRKTLSEISINKDCNRGDDELLELQDQVMKWKQNDERMSRLKAKNVPELQSVQVLKDILPQINKPQLPPEVQSITSKTALEENYPSRARAFKVDVRAKNSCQDSSATPAVNLQSWNERPKRQVSIKTDRDYVFGNIRRHAEMFSSNQNGSETGVADQSKCDQDSTSKSAGSDNNTDPSRVPIVRAVEFKKPFVQQLEKTYQVNDPVKNVNKEKPRPASCYMFGDHLTNGVSRSQSMMVNNTKPTQVNGTEPISTKVNGIVNGHSNYDDNTTTTTKKTTTTETTTSSYTNNVSKTKIMFNCSAPYNNKYKSVTEITEDTTIKRHSYPVFTTAPATNPPESSATRSSEQYTFRNYKNKLLETEKLNGNDNKSTPAEKPSTPKQSPEKKSFFRIFRKEQSPQPAEVITTKSVGIPPPPPVMPSLKPVSQNRMSYQKPCSENPRDVLLSSIKNFNRDNLRNVRVK